The genomic region AGTGGCTTCCCACGGGATACCAATAGCCTTCGACCCATGTGTAGTCCGGACCCGGACGCACCGGGACGACAGCTACCCGTGGCGCCGGAGGCGGCCCGATCCGGATTCCAAAGGATACTTGGGCGCCAAATACGGGCACGCTGGTGACAAGCATGACAGCCATCAATGTCGTCAGTAAGAAAGTTTTCATAAAGAAAGTTTTCATAAGGATTACGATCGCAAGCACTCAGCCAAAGGGCCGTTTCCGCCGGCAGGCTTTTATTTCAATGAGTTAGGGTAAATCTGGTCTTACATTACACAACGCAAGAGGCGGCCATGCCGGTAACTTTTCCCAGAAACCACCGTACCTTTATATTGGAGCCATCCAGATCCGGAGCGGAGAAAAGCAGGCGCCTATGGTCCATCGAAAGGCTGCAATCGTGTTCACGATCCTTCTCGGCGGGATTCTTGCCGAAGTGCTCCCTGCTGCGCAACAAACCGATCGTACGGTTTTTGTGCCGGTTAATGTCATCGGTGACGCCAATGCCGCAGTCACCGGACTGAAGCCGGAGAACTTTCAATTGTTCGAGGACAACAAGGAACAGAAGATTACGTCCTTCTCTCCCGAAAACGCTCCTTTAAGTGTGTCGATCATTCTGGGAGCCGGCGCGATGGTGCGCTCGGACCGCGTATCCGAGAAGATCATGGAGTCGGTAGACGCGTTCAAGAAGACGGGCAATCGCGCGAATGAGTATTTCGTCGATCCGTACCCCAGTACCGGCGTGGAAGATGCGATTGCGCGAGGTCTCGACAAACTGGCGGGCGCCAAGAACCGGCGTAAGGTTCTCGTCATGTTCATCGATAACTTCGATACTCCCGCCAATCCGGAGCAAGGGGCGCTCGAATCCGCGATGAAGCAGGATATTCCGATTTACTTCATGTTCATCAAGAACCAGTTTTTCCGCTTCTCCGGCACGCCGACAACAGCGGAAGATACCGGCGCCTATCCGATCTCATGGATGAATGTGTTTGAAAATGTCGCCTCGGACACCGGCGGCCGCGTCATCAACGCTGAACCCATGGGCAACCTGCAGGATGAATCCGTCAAACTCGCGGATGAACTCAAGAATCAATATGTGCTGGGGTTCACACCGAGCTCAGATGCCAGGACTGACAAGTGGCGAAATCTGAAAGTGACCGTCAAGGGCGTTTCCGGCCAGCAGAAAGCTGTCGTGCGGTTCAAGAAGCGCTACTTCGCATTCAGGTAACGACGACCGGCTGTTCAAATCTTCCAGTCTGGTGTTGCGACATACGACCGATTGATGTCTGAAACCGTGCGTGTGCCGCAGTTGCCCATAGCGAGTTTCAATTCTCCTTGAAGTGCGCCGCTGTACGTTTCACTGTTCCGTCCTGTCGTGTTGTCCACTGTAAGTAAGACACCGGTTGAGCCTGCGGCTTCGACACGCCGCAAGAGTTTTTCACATGGGTCCCATTTACTTGCGCCGCGCGATCGAAGAATCGTTGTGTCTCATGGCGGGGATTCTTGTATCTTCGATGTCAAATGTCAAACGGGAAGGGAAGGAACCCCAAGAAGCACAAAAGACACAAGAAAGTCCGGTCTTTCTTGTGTCTTTTGTGCTTCCTGGGGTTCCTTCCCCTGCTGTGTGCCGCTTGCCGGAGCCACGCCATGCCGGAAAAAAGTTTCTGGGCCGGGACTGTAGAACTCGCTCCGGGCGTCCATCTGCCGTTTCAGATGTATCTGGACCTGGAGGGGAAGAAGGCCGGCTATTTTCTGGTGGGCGAAGAGAAGACGCCGATCCCCGAAGTGGAATCCGCTCCCTCCCAGGTCGCGTTGAAGTTCTCCGAGTACGGCGCAGAAATGCACGGCGATTGGAACGGCGGTGGCCTGACAGGCGACTACATGCGGATCCGGTCGACCGGAACGAAGTCGTTCAAATTCACAGCCGCCCCGGAACGCCAACCTCAGCCGGCCGAGCGTGTGGACATTGCACCGGCAGGGAACTATCAGGTCGATGAAACTACGGTCGCCAGGCTTTGGAAAAAGGACGGTGGCGCCTACGGAACTTTCATCGCTACCGACGGCGACTATGGGCTCCTCGCGGGACGGCTCGCCGGACGCGGCGTTCAGTTCAACCGGTTTACCGGATGGCAGGCGATTTCGATCATTCTCGGACCTGCGTGGAACGGAACGTTGCAGGGAAAGTATTATGCCGCCGCGAATGATAAGCCTCAGGAACTGGTCTTGCGCCCTCGCTCCGACCTTAATTTAGAGCTGCCTGCGGCCCAGCAGACCGTGATGAAAGACTCCGGCGCGGGATTTTCCTTCTCTGGTGTTTCACTCGACGGGGCCACGGTTCGAAACACCGATGAGCGTTTCAAGGGTAAAGCGCTCATCCTCGACATCATGGGAACCTGGTGTCATAACTGTCTCGACGAGGCGCCTTTGCTCGAGCAGCTTCAGCGGGAATACGGCAAAGACGGTCTGGAAATTGTCGGACTCTCTTTCGAGATCAATGCCGATCCCGTGCTCGCAAAGAAAAATCTTCAGCTCTTCAAAGATCGCTTCGGCCTGACCTATACCCTCCTGTTCTGCGGAAGTCTCGACGACGAGAACGTGAAAGCGAAGATCCAAGGCCAGCTGGAGCACTTTTTTGCGTACCCCACAACGGTCTTTCTCGATAAGAGTCATCAGGTTCAGTTCATACACAGCGGATTCAACGGACCGGGAACTGGAGACCGGTTTCAGGCCCAGCAGGGGGAATTTCGCGACCTTGTAAACAAGCTGGGCTTGTATAATGTCGCGGCAGAGTCCAAACCAATAAAGTGAGAATACAAATGATGAAGCGCATTTTAGTTCTGGCATCGGCCGCAGCCCTGCTCGCTGCGGTTACGTTCCTGGCTCAGGGGCGAGGACAGGGGCCGCAACGCCAGGCGCCGGATCCGGCTGTCACGAACGATCAGCTCTTGAACACGGCGAAAGCGCCGGAGAACTGGCTCATGTACGGTGGTTCATACATGAACCAGCGGTACAGCCTGCTGAATCAGATCACGCCGGCGAACGTGAAAGATCTCGAGCTGAAGTGGGTATTTCAATCGCGCTCGCTCGAAAAGCACGAAGTCACGCCGCTTGTCGTGAATGGCGTGATGTACACGATCCAGAGCCCGAACGATATCGTGGCGTTGGACGCCGTCACCGGCAAGACGATCTGGAACTACTCGCACAAGCCGGATAAGGCCGCCCACAATTGCTGCGGGAATTTGACACGCGGCCTCGCCATCCTCGGCGACAAGTTGTTTCTCGCGGCCTATGACGCGCGCATGATCGCAATTGACGCCAAGACCGGCAAAGAGCTGTGGAACACCGAAGCCGCCGATCCGAAGCAGGGTTACGCGTTCACGGTTGCGCCGCTTGTCATCAAGGACAAAGTCATCGCCGGCACGGCAGGTGGTGAGTTCGGCGTCCGCGGTTTCATCGCTGCGTGGGATGTGAATACCGGCAAGGAAGTGTGGCGCTTCAACACCATTCCCGGACCCGGCGAGCCCGGCCATGAAACATGGAGCGGCGACTCCTGGATGCACGGCGGCGCGCCGATATGGGTTACCGGTTCCTATGATCCGGATTTGAACCTCACTTATTGGGGCACCGGAAACCCCGGTCCCGATTGGGATGGCGATGCGCGGCTCGGCGATAATTTGTACAGCTGTTCCGTCATCGCGCTGAATCCCGACACCGGAAAGCTTCAGTGGCATTACCAGTTTTCTCCGCACAACGAATTCGATTGGGACTCCACGCAGACGCCTGTTCTGGCCGACATCGAATGGCAGGGACGGAACCGCAAAGTGATGCTGTGGGCCAATCGCAGCGGCATGTACTATGTTCTCGACCGGATCAGCGGCGAATTCATGAAAGGCCAGCCCTTCGTCAAGACAAACTGGGCGACAGGTTTCGATCGGGCAGGCCGGCCGATCTTTGCTCCGGGGATTGTGCCCACCAAACAAGGGACACTGGTTTACCCCGGTAATCAGGGAGGTACGAACTGGTATCCGCCGTCATTCAGCCCCCGCACCGGTCTTTTCTATATTCCGGCATGGGAAAACAGCTCGAGCACATACGTCAAAGGCGAAGCACCGCCGGAGTTTCATGATGGCCAGACTTTTTCGGGCCCGTTCCCGAAGGGCGGCGCCACCGGCGAGGACGAGTACTCGGCTGTACGCGCGATCGATCCGAAGACGGGTGAAAAGAAGTGGGATTTCCGCCAGCCCGTGCGGCAAACCGAGGCCGGCATTCTCACGACGGCTTCCGATCTTTTGTTCAGCGGCGCGCGGGACGGCACGTTCTACGCGCTCGACGCCCGCGACGGGAAACTCCTGTGGCAGACCAGCCTTGGACCATCCGTCGCCGCCGGGCCGATGTCCTACTCTGTGAACGGCAAGCAATACCTCACCATCATGGTGGGCAGTTCGCTGTTCACGTTCGGTTTGCGACAATAGACAATCAAAGAGGGACGAAACCACAAGAGCGCAAAACGCACATGTCCTCTTGTGCCTCTTGTGGTTTCGTCCCCTTTGCTCATAGACTTGGCGGCATGAAAACCATCAGCCGCCGGAACCTTCTTCAATCTCTTCCGTTCTTCGCAATTGCACCACGTTTCCTGAGCCAAACCTCGAAGCCTGTCGTGTCCGTGAAGGCGCTCAACTACTTCGCGCTCGAAGTGTCGGACATGAAACGGTCTCTCGACTTCTATCAGGGGCTGTTCGGCATGCCCGTGCAGCTCCACCGCGACGGGGGTGTGCTGCTGCGCATCGGCAACGGTCCGCAGTTCATGTCGCTGATGCCGGCTGGTTCGAACCCGCCGCGGATTGTTCCGAACGTGGGCATGAGCGTCGGGAACTTCAATGCGGATCGGATTGTTGCAACCTTGCTCGAGCATGGTGTGACGAAAGCGCAGGCTTCCGATCCCGGTCTCAGCGGTGGCCCGATGAAGGTCCGCATCAAGATGCGTGATCGCACGCAGGAAGTTTACCTCGGCGATCCGGATGGCCTCGTTCTGCAATTGCAGGATACGAGCTTTTGCGGAGGCAGCGGACCATTGGGAAACATGTGCCTCGCCAAGCCGGAGCCTTCGCCAAAGCAGGGGCTCATGGCCGTCAAAAATCTCAGCCACTTCACGATCAACTCTTCCGACGGCAACCGGTCGAATGCATTTTATCGCGAAGTGTTCGGCCTGCCGGACCGGTCGAAGCAGGGCGCGGCCGTCGGTCTCGGCGTGGGGCCCGGCGTGATGTTCCTGATGTTTGCCGGCGGCGGTGGCGGCCGCGGCGGCGCGCCTGCGGCACCGAAACCTGCAAGCATCAACCACGTCTGTATGAACATGGAGAACTTCGTGCCCGACGCGGTGATGAAGACGCTGGCGTCATACGGAATCCCGCAGCGGGAAAATCCTCAAGGGCCGGTCGGTCCGCTGAAATCCTATATCAGTCTCCGCATGGAAAACCGCGGCGGCGCGCCGGGCGGCACACCCGAACTCTATTTCACGGACCCCGACGGGCTGCTCCTTCAGCTTCAGGATGTCACTTACTGTGGCGGCGCCGGCTTTCTGGGGAACGTCTGCGTGGGTTGACCTATAGGGTGGGCGTGTGGCTGCCGGGTATCAATGATGACTATTCGCCACAAAAGGCACATAAGGAAAATGGGGACGTCTCCCTATTTCCGCGAATTACAACGGAAATAGGGAGACGTCCCCATTTTCCTTTCTACCAGATCTGGACGTGATTCTCCGGCGGCAACCACATCGGCTGTCCCTGCTTCACTCCAAAAGCCTCATAGAAGTCCGCTATGTTGGATAACGGGCCGACCACGCGCCACTTTGCGGGGGCATGGACGTCGCTCAGCAGGTTGCGCTGGGTGAGTTCAGGGCGCCGCTGCTCCATCCAACCCAGGGCGTAGCCCAGGAAGTAGCGTTGAACGGGCGTAAGTCCGCCGATCTTTTCGCCCTTCTTGTATTGATCGGTTTTCTTGAAGGCATCCAGGCCGAGCAGAATTCCGCCGTAGTCCGCGATGTTTTCGCCGAGGCTGGCCTTACCGTTGATGTGCAATCCGGGCAGCGGTTCGTACGCATTGAACTGTTTCACCATCACTTCGGCCCGCTGCTGAAATTCCTTTGTGTCTTCTTTGGTCCACCATTTGGAAAGATTTCCGGCAGCATCGTACTGGCGGCCTTCGTCGTCGAAGCCGTGAGTCATCTCGTGGCCGATCGTCGAACCTCCGGCATAACCGTAGACGACAGCGTCGTCGACGTCGGAATCCTTCACTCCGGGAATCTCGAACGCAGCTGCCGGCAGGACGATCTCGTTATTGGACGGATTGTAATACGCGTTATAGGTCTGGGGCGTCATCGTCCATTCGGTGCGATCGACGGGTTTGCCGAACTTCGAGAGCATGTCGTCGAATTCCCACCGCGAAATAGCCATCATGTTGTCGGCATAGGATGATTTGCCGATCGTCAGGCCCGAGTAGTCCTTCCACTTGTCGGGATATCCGACCTTCTTTGTGATCGATGCCAGTTTCTGATGGGCTTTGGCTTTCGTCTCGGGGCTCATCCATTCCACCCGGTCGATGCGGTCGCTGTATGCCGCGCGGATTGCTTCGACAAGATCCGAGTAACGCTTCTTCTCGGATTCCGGGAAATACGCCTTCACGAAGATACGGCCAACGACCATTCCCATCGGACCGTTTTCCGCATCGAGGATGCGCTTCCAGCGCGGCCGCGGCTCTTTCTGTCCCGAGAGGACGCGATGGTAGAAGTTGAAATCCTCGGCGTCGATATCTTTGCTGAGGAATGGCGAGTACTCGCTGACCAGGTGGAAGCGGAGATAGTCCTTCAAAACAGGCGCTGGCGTCTTCTTCAGCAGCGCTTCAACTCCGCTGAAGAATTCGGGCTGGCCGACGACGACATACGATGCCTGCAGATTCCAGGCTGCGAGCCGATCGTTCCACGCGATCGAAGGCGTGTGCTTCTGGGTCACCTCGGCCGGCGTCATCTTGTTGTAGTTACGCACCGGGTCGCGCAGGTC from Terriglobia bacterium harbors:
- a CDS encoding YXWGXW repeat-containing protein, with product MKTFLLTTLMAVMLVTSVPVFGAQVSFGIRIGPPPAPRVAVVPVRPGPDYTWVEGYWYPVGSHYKWHQGYWTRAPYGGARWVGPHYEGGRYFQGYWNGERGRIEHDHHWDKHRERDFHHEH
- a CDS encoding TlpA disulfide reductase family protein; translation: MPEKSFWAGTVELAPGVHLPFQMYLDLEGKKAGYFLVGEEKTPIPEVESAPSQVALKFSEYGAEMHGDWNGGGLTGDYMRIRSTGTKSFKFTAAPERQPQPAERVDIAPAGNYQVDETTVARLWKKDGGAYGTFIATDGDYGLLAGRLAGRGVQFNRFTGWQAISIILGPAWNGTLQGKYYAAANDKPQELVLRPRSDLNLELPAAQQTVMKDSGAGFSFSGVSLDGATVRNTDERFKGKALILDIMGTWCHNCLDEAPLLEQLQREYGKDGLEIVGLSFEINADPVLAKKNLQLFKDRFGLTYTLLFCGSLDDENVKAKIQGQLEHFFAYPTTVFLDKSHQVQFIHSGFNGPGTGDRFQAQQGEFRDLVNKLGLYNVAAESKPIK
- a CDS encoding PQQ-dependent dehydrogenase, methanol/ethanol family, translated to MMKRILVLASAAALLAAVTFLAQGRGQGPQRQAPDPAVTNDQLLNTAKAPENWLMYGGSYMNQRYSLLNQITPANVKDLELKWVFQSRSLEKHEVTPLVVNGVMYTIQSPNDIVALDAVTGKTIWNYSHKPDKAAHNCCGNLTRGLAILGDKLFLAAYDARMIAIDAKTGKELWNTEAADPKQGYAFTVAPLVIKDKVIAGTAGGEFGVRGFIAAWDVNTGKEVWRFNTIPGPGEPGHETWSGDSWMHGGAPIWVTGSYDPDLNLTYWGTGNPGPDWDGDARLGDNLYSCSVIALNPDTGKLQWHYQFSPHNEFDWDSTQTPVLADIEWQGRNRKVMLWANRSGMYYVLDRISGEFMKGQPFVKTNWATGFDRAGRPIFAPGIVPTKQGTLVYPGNQGGTNWYPPSFSPRTGLFYIPAWENSSSTYVKGEAPPEFHDGQTFSGPFPKGGATGEDEYSAVRAIDPKTGEKKWDFRQPVRQTEAGILTTASDLLFSGARDGTFYALDARDGKLLWQTSLGPSVAAGPMSYSVNGKQYLTIMVGSSLFTFGLRQ
- a CDS encoding VOC family protein: MKTISRRNLLQSLPFFAIAPRFLSQTSKPVVSVKALNYFALEVSDMKRSLDFYQGLFGMPVQLHRDGGVLLRIGNGPQFMSLMPAGSNPPRIVPNVGMSVGNFNADRIVATLLEHGVTKAQASDPGLSGGPMKVRIKMRDRTQEVYLGDPDGLVLQLQDTSFCGGSGPLGNMCLAKPEPSPKQGLMAVKNLSHFTINSSDGNRSNAFYREVFGLPDRSKQGAAVGLGVGPGVMFLMFAGGGGGRGGAPAAPKPASINHVCMNMENFVPDAVMKTLASYGIPQRENPQGPVGPLKSYISLRMENRGGAPGGTPELYFTDPDGLLLQLQDVTYCGGAGFLGNVCVG
- a CDS encoding M13 family metallopeptidase; translated protein: MKQKIRVALLAALLVASCSKPQSQPQPAAPKPDFLAANMDTSVNPGDDFFQYANGGWLKKNPIPATESAWGIGNLVRDDLYVQLRTINENSVKATAAPGTDEQKIGDFWTTAMDEGKAEQLRLMPLKAELDKIDTIANTQDAINEAFSLQRLGIDAFFGFYVGQDEKQSDVMSVHLQQGGLGLPDRDYYFNPDPAVAKNRTEYVTHLGNMLKLIGEDEPTAKANAAKIMEFETALAKVSRKLEDLRDPVRNYNKMTPAEVTQKHTPSIAWNDRLAAWNLQASYVVVGQPEFFSGVEALLKKTPAPVLKDYLRFHLVSEYSPFLSKDIDAEDFNFYHRVLSGQKEPRPRWKRILDAENGPMGMVVGRIFVKAYFPESEKKRYSDLVEAIRAAYSDRIDRVEWMSPETKAKAHQKLASITKKVGYPDKWKDYSGLTIGKSSYADNMMAISRWEFDDMLSKFGKPVDRTEWTMTPQTYNAYYNPSNNEIVLPAAAFEIPGVKDSDVDDAVVYGYAGGSTIGHEMTHGFDDEGRQYDAAGNLSKWWTKEDTKEFQQRAEVMVKQFNAYEPLPGLHINGKASLGENIADYGGILLGLDAFKKTDQYKKGEKIGGLTPVQRYFLGYALGWMEQRRPELTQRNLLSDVHAPAKWRVVGPLSNIADFYEAFGVKQGQPMWLPPENHVQIW